In a genomic window of SAR324 cluster bacterium:
- a CDS encoding isoprenyl transferase: protein MPSPPSPSQLELTRLPQHVGIIMDGNGRWAQQRLIPRFQGHRNAVRAVRAVVETAAELGLQVLTLYAFSTENWVRPRQEINVLMELLHEYLQKELGTMLENNVSMRISGDTSRLPEFLHKPLENALNLTESNTGLTLNLALNYGGRAELVRAMQQMARKIEGGELHAGEINEEAINKHLYTSGLPNPDLIIRTSGEQRLSNFLIWQAAYAEFYYTEVLWPDFTKEDFHKALQAYQQRQRRMGDITPVSA, encoded by the coding sequence ATGCCATCGCCTCCATCCCCTTCTCAATTGGAACTTACCCGGCTTCCCCAACATGTTGGCATTATCATGGATGGCAACGGGCGTTGGGCCCAGCAGCGATTGATTCCTAGATTCCAAGGACATCGCAATGCAGTTCGTGCAGTGCGGGCCGTTGTTGAAACAGCAGCGGAACTTGGATTGCAGGTCCTCACTCTCTATGCCTTCTCCACAGAAAATTGGGTTCGCCCTCGCCAAGAGATCAATGTACTAATGGAGTTGCTTCACGAATATTTGCAGAAGGAACTCGGAACGATGCTAGAAAATAATGTAAGTATGCGGATCTCAGGGGATACCTCACGCCTTCCAGAATTTCTTCACAAACCACTAGAAAACGCTTTGAATTTGACTGAGAGCAATACTGGCCTAACGCTGAATCTTGCTCTCAACTACGGTGGACGAGCGGAACTAGTCAGAGCGATGCAGCAAATGGCCCGAAAAATTGAAGGTGGAGAACTTCACGCTGGAGAAATTAATGAGGAGGCCATCAACAAGCATTTATACACTTCTGGTCTGCCCAATCCGGATCTGATCATTCGCACAAGTGGAGAACAAAGGCTATCAAATTTTCTCATCTGGCAGGCAGCCTACGCAGAGTTTTACTATACTGAAGTTCTCTGGCCTGATTTTACGAAAGAAGATTTTCACAAAGCCTTGCAAGCCTACC